From the Primulina tabacum isolate GXHZ01 chromosome 15, ASM2559414v2, whole genome shotgun sequence genome, one window contains:
- the LOC142527515 gene encoding tetrahydroberberine oxidase-like, whose amino-acid sequence MGLMHTFLFFLLTNLLSSGASSSISPNKNKFLECLTLKFQSLNSTSDVIYTPKNSSYSSLLQSRNERTASTSRLRPVAIITPWAESEIQAAIQCSKKHGFQLRVRSGGHDYEGLSYVSEIPFFIVDMRNLRSVSIDTEENTAWIQVGATLGELYYTIAAKNRTLAFTAGVCPTVGVGGHFSGGGYGMMSRRHGIAVDHIIDAILINVDGEILDRKSMGEDLFWAIRGGGGTSFGIVFSFKVNLIVVPETVTVFNVSRTLEQNATQLVLKWQQIADKIDENLLLRLFLGSIRSPVDGERTIQASFTSLYLGEVKDLLPIMHDNFPELGLVKQDCTEMSWIESTVYFAGFQNQSLDVLLDRSQQGRVYFKGKSDYVQQQIPEKGLTGLWEFLNKEDVNQAGLQFSPYGGRLNDVSESETPFPHRSGIIFMIHYSVAWVEDGNSALQKHVAWIRRLYRYMAPYVSKHPRQAYFNYRDLDIGVNNQGNTSYAQANVWGSKYFKNNFKRLVQVKTQVDPSNFFRNEQSVPPLTTW is encoded by the coding sequence ATGGGGTTAATGCATACTTTCCTCTTTTTCCTTTTAACAAACCTTTTAAGCTCTGGAGCTTCTTCATCAATTAGTCCAAACAAAAACAAGTTTCTTGAATGCCTTACCCTTAAATTTCAATCCCTGAACTCGACATCCGACGTGATTTACACTCCCAAAAATTCGTCATATTCTTCCCTTTTGCAATCACGAAACGAGCGAACCGCATCGACCAGCAGGCTGAGGCCTGTGGCCATTATCACCCCATGGGCCGAATCCGAAATCCAGGCAGCAATTCAATGCTCCAAGAAACATGGATTTCAGCTCAGGGTCCGAAGTGGTGGCCATGATTATGAAGGGCTATCGTACGTTTCCGAGATTCCCTTTTTCATCGTCGACATGAGAAACCTGCGATCAGTATCAATAGATACTGAAGAAAATACTGCCTGGATTCAAGTAGGCGCTACTCTCGGGGAATTATACTACACCATTGCTGCAAAAAATAGGACTCTAGCTTTTACAGCAGGAGTTTGTCCGACTGTAGGAGTGGGAGGACACTTCAGTGGCGGAGGATACGGCATGATGTCCCGTAGACATGGAATTGCTGTGGATCACATCATCGACGCCATATTGATCAATGTTGATGGAGAAATTTTGGACCGTAAATCCATGGGAGAGGACCTGTTTTGGGCCATCAGAGGAGGCGGGGGAACTAGTTTCGGGATTGTTTTCTCTTTCAAAGTCAATCTAATCGTTGTTCCTGAAACAGTTACTGTTTTCAACGTTTCTAGGACCCTGGAACAGAATGCGACGCAACTGGTGCTCAAATGGCAACAAATTGCTGACAAGATTGATGAAAATCTTTTACTGAGACTCTTTTTGGGAAGCATCAGGTCCCCAGTAGATGGAGAAAGGACAATACAGGCCTCTTTCACGTCTCTATACCTCGGTGAAGTTAAAGATCTCCTGCCGATAATGCATGACAATTTTCCTGAGTTGGGTTTGGTGAAACAAGATTGTACTGAAATGAGCTGGATAGAATCCACGGTTTATTTTGCAGGTTTTCAAAATCAGTCGCTCGATGTTTTGCTCGACAGAAGCCAACAAGGCAGGGTATATTTCAAAGGAAAATCGGACTATGTTCAACAGCAAATTCCAGAAAAAGGCCTGACAGGGTTATGGGAATTCCTTAACAAAGAAGACGTAAACCAGGCAGGACTTCAGTTCAGCCCGTACGGGGGTCGACTAAACGATGTCTCTGAATCTGAAACCCCCTTCCCTCATCGATCAGGTATCATATTCATGATCCATTATTCAGTAGCTTGGGTTGAAGATGGAAATTCAGCGTTACAGAAGCACGTGGCTTGGATACGAAGACTCTACCGTTACATGGCTCCTTACGTTTCAAAACATCCGAGACAGGCATATTTCAATTACAGGGATCTTGATATCGGGGTGAACAATCAAGGGAACACAAGCTACGCACAGGCGAATGTCTGGGGATCCAAATACTTCAAGAACAACTTTAAGAGACTGGTGCAAGTGAAAACTCAGGTGGATCCATCTAATTTTTTCAGAAACGAGCAAAGCGTTCCTCCTCTTACCACATGGTAA
- the LOC142527721 gene encoding transcription factor bHLH52-like — translation MALSYYSNWDACQQFSSDAHTQTNEQLCWELQDFSHSLALPDNSFNSTVDPNTLFYSSENYNSLFPHLLIPISDDLNLSNCASITQAQAVPFQEFDPLMHCPKRQKAAYIDYEEIYSCAIYRLEDYNSQEVVTPPLPDFPTGPPVYSGGIRCESSTTKSLSAQSIAARQRRRKISDKTQELGKLIPGGHKMNTAEMFHAAYKYIKFLQAQVGILQFTESNDDEESGEYLHALLESALIQEKLYSTEKCLVPQKLTCPNAEH, via the exons ATGGCTTTGAGCTACTACTCTAATTGGGATGCATGTCAACAGTTCAGTTCAGATGCTCATACACAAACAAATGAGCAGCTGTGTTGGGAGCTCCAAGATTTCTCACACAGTCTTGCTTTGCCAGACAACTCCTTCAATAGTACTGTCGACCCGAATACCTTGTTTTATTCATCAGAAAACTACAATTCTCTATTCCCACACTTGCTAATTCCAATATCCGATGATCTTAATCTCAGCAACTGTGCATCCATCACGCAAGCTCAAGCAGTACCCTTTCAAGAATTCGATCCATTAATGCATTGCCCCAAGCGCCAAAAGGCCGCatatattgattatgaagaaatatACTCGTGTGCGATTTATAGACTTGAAGATTATAATTCCCAGGAAGTTGTAACGCCCCCATTGCCAGATTTTCCGACTGGCCCGCCAGTTTATAGCGGTGGGATCAGGTGTGAGAGTAGCACCACAAAGAGCTTATCGGCGCAGAGCATTGCCGCGAGGCAGAGGAGGAGGAAAATTAGCGATAAGACTCAGGAGCTGGGGAAGCTTATTCCTGGTGGCCACAAGATGAACACTGCTGAAATGTTTCACGCTGCTTACAAATACATCAAGTTTTTGCAGGCTCAAGTTGGAATTCTTCAATTCACGGAATCAAATGATGACGAG GAAAGTGGAGAATATTTGCATGCTCTTCTTGAATCTGCACTGATCCAGGAGAAGCTATATTCTACAGAGAAATGCTTGGTTCCTCAGAAATTAACTTGTCCAAACGCGGAGCAttaa
- the LOC142527949 gene encoding putative WRKY transcription factor 14, which translates to MCSYFLKRMENYQGDLTDIIRTNGCGIAGGNTTSAEVAALQEYWQFPNNPMNYSSDPSEYFGDPFADIRDPFLQVMNTPVSGFFHGSKIHDTGNDEGFTINGGESDKILGDEMKRPSNMFSRMLQICPDAKLPVLPCGSSPAAASSPRILKAPNDQSLVSPNNSKVCLLESPAALQISSPRNTGIKRRKSQAKKVVCIPAPAPANSRPTGEIVPSDLWAWRKYGQKPIKGSPYPRGYYRCSSSKGCSARKQVERSRTDPNMLLITYTSEHNHPWPTQRNALAGSTRSQTSKTSCTSKNSSNCQAQKSANPKEEKTKLTTENKQLRSSTVEENPVSVKEESMDEEVDNNLEKEDHADFDEGFPQSYKPTMPDSSKSEDSFFVDIGEIEADPLNLLFTQAGFSYMGRENKSLDPFAFYDWAGNSSINTAAPTTPTSTCTTSYAETTRDS; encoded by the exons atgtgcAGTTACTTCTTGAAGAGAATGGAGAATTATCAAGGAGATTTAACCGATATAATCCGAACAAATGGCTGCGGTATCGCCGGTGGCAACACGACATCAGCTGAAGTGGCGGCCCTGCAAGAATATTGGCAGTTTCCAAACAACCCAATGAACTACTCTTCCGACCCGTCTGAGTATTTTGGGGATCCGTTTGCTGACATACGAGATCCATTCCTCCAGGTTATGAATACTCCAGTGTCGGGATTTTTTCATGGCTCGAAAATTCATGACACTGGAAATGATGAAGGGTTCACTATAAACGGAGGTGAAAGTGACAAGATTCTTGGCGATGAGATGAAAAGACCTTCGAATATGTTTTCAAGGATGCTGCAGATCTGTCCTGATGCAAAGTTGCCGGTATTACCTTGTGGTTCTTCGCCGGCGGCTGCTTCTTCTCCCAGGATCTTGAAAGCTCCGAATGATCAAAGTTTGGTTTCTCCGAATAACTCCAAAGTTTGCTTGCTGGAGAGCCCTGCAGCTCTGCAGATCTCGTCTCCGCGAAATACGGGCATTAAGAGAAG GAAAAGCCAGGCAAAGAAGGTAGTTTGTATACCGGCTCCAGCACCTGCAAACAGCAGACCCACTGGAGAAATTGTTCCATCTGATCTTTGGGCATGGAGAAAGTACGGTCAGAAGCCTATTAAAGGATCCCCTTATCCAAG GGGTTACTATAGATGCAGTAGTTCAAAGGGTTGTTCGGCCAGGAAACAAGTGGAGCGGAGCCGAACAGACCCGAATATGCTTTTGATCACCTACACTTCGGAGCACAATCATCCATGGCCCACCCAAAGAAATGCTCTTGCAGGCTCTACAAGATCTCAGACATCCAAGACTAGTTGTACTTCAAAGAATTCATCAAATTGTCAAGCTCAAAAATCTGCAAACCCTAAAGAAGAGAAGACAAAATTAACTACAGAGAATAAGCAACTGCGCTCGTCCACAGTAGAAGAGAATCCTGTATCTGTAAAAGAGGAGTCGATGGATGAAGAAGTTGATAATAATTTAGAAAAAGAAGATCATGCAGATTTCGATGAAGGATTTCCACAGAGCTACAAGCCTACCATGCCGGACTCCAGTAAATCCGAAGATAGTTTCTTTGTGGATATAGGAGAAATTGAGGCGGACCCTTTGAATCTCTTGTTCACGCAAGCTGGATTTTCATACATGGGACGTGAAAACAAATCGTTGGATCCATTCGCCTTCTATGATTGGGCAGGAAATAGCAGTATTAACACCGCCGCCCCTACCACTCCCACCTCCACCTGCACCACATCTTATGCAGAAACCACAAGGGATTCTTGA